The stretch of DNA ACGCATTCTTgcgtttttttaaatttcattacGCACACATCGCAGATACAGGAGCAGCGCCTCGTTACAAACTATGGTTACAGACCTCATATAAAGGCAGGATAGGAGCACTAAATGCCTGTCTGATGAGAaggaaccattttttttttcccacgaCGGCAGCATTGAACTTGATCAGTAATTTCTGCGAGGGGTTGTGGCTCCGGCTTATGCCAATGATACACCCGGCGTGAAGAGCGCAGCATCGCGATAATCAGTCCATCCACCTACCTTTAATGTCCCAGATGTGTGTCAGATATTCCTCCACAGGAGACAGCGTCTCGATGAaccgctgctgctgcggctgctgaggCGCGTCTGTACCGTGCTGACAGAGCAGGGCAGCTCCCCTCATACGAGCCTGGCCATTGTGGTGAGCAGCGATaccagggagagagagagagagagagagagagagagagagagagagagagagagagagagagaggcagcgtGGAGGTACAATACGCGTCCGAGCCCAGCCGGCGGGTTGCGCACTGAGACGAGTCGTTTCAGCTGGAGGCCGCAAGAGGTCGTCCTTTAAACAGGAAGTGGGTCCATGTTCACCgtttggaaatgttttatttggcttACTGTTGCTTCAATGTTCACTTCGATGTTTGTCTTTCACCGTGCAGAGTGATCTTCATGATGAAGCCCATTTCCGCACAGATAAGGATAAAACGCAGTTATTTTGAGATACAAAGTCTAAAGTAGTCATAATTGTGAGATGAAAGAGTCATAACTGTGAGGTAAAAAGTCATAACTATGAGATAAAAGAGTCAAACGATTGAGGTAATAAGCCAAAACTGAGATAAAGGTCATAACTATtagataaaaagtcataattatgagatataAGAGTTAAACCTATGAGACTAAAAGTCAAAACTAAGACAAAATCCATAATTATGATATAAAGAGTCAAAATAAAGGGATAAAAAGCCAAAACTGagataaaagtcataattatgagataaaatgttataattatgagataaaatgttataattatgagataaaatgtaatatttatgaGATAAAAGTCACAATTTTAGGATCAAAAATCAATACTATGACGTTAAAAGCAATTATTTTGAGATAAAACGTCAACATGCATCTAATAATTATGACCGTCCATGGGAATATATTATCTTATTCTGGCAGAAATGGGTTTCCATATAATGCCGTGTTTGATACTAGAATGCAGTTTTCGCCTCCGTGTTCTGGAGGGGGAACGTTTGTCTGCGTTCACCTTAAAACTGGAGTTTGACTTGATGGTTTTGTGACATTACAACTAGTTTGAATCCCAATTTAAAGTTTGCATAGTTGTAGAATATGGATTCTTTATTCATGGAGATTGCAGTAATTTATTCAAGTGAGAACTTAATTAAACTTGAAacaaaaccaaccaaccaaccaaacaaaaaaacaaacaaaaagaaacaaaaatatgatTATTTGAGGCAGAATTTTGAATGTATCATTAAACATGCTTTCGTGGGGTTCCTCTTGGTGCTCTCATTTCCCCCGCTTTTCAAAAACATCTATATTAGACAGTGCCCTTGACAGAGGCACTGACCTAAAGCTTGAGTTGGTCCTCGGTGCCGAATGGGGACAGCCTGCTACTCCTCAAGGACAGGTTAGAAGTGACAATTAACCTGCCCAGACACTTTCAGGGTCGTGACACGTCACCTGTGGACAGAAACTGAGCGGTGGGAAGATGAATCGGCTACTTCAGGATATTTCATCTCTGGCCGGACGACAGAGACAAATTGAAAAGGAGAAAGGTCATTTTTCACCTCTGCGATAAGGGTCACTTTTACACcaaggacaaaaacacacaggagagcCATGTTGGTAACAGGTGACAGATTGCTGTGTTTATTAAATGTTCAACTGATGTTTGctacattttcttttgctgtaTTATCAGTGGAAAACAACCACAATAGCACCAGTAGCTAACTCACATAATACAGTGCTGAGTTGAAGTTCAGTAGCTGGTTCAGGTcctttttttgacatttgagaGTCAACAAAAATGTGAACATCTGCAATTTCACAACAACTCGGCAAATTCCATCTTTTGATGAATCCCGTGTAGTATGATTGAAAGCTCCCGGACATCTTCTAGTGCAAATAAAGCAGTTTTATGGCAAAATGTGCAAGATTCactttgaaataaatgttatgaAAAAGTGAATTTGAACTTTTTACTGTTACAGTCTCCATTATGAAACTTTATCAGAGGGCAATGTTGCATCTAACGCTGACATTTAAAGAGGGAATGTCCAGAGTAAGTAAGTACTAAGTGGTGAGCAAAAGTAAAATTGTGGCTCCAAACCtgttcacacatgaaaacacattcaagGAGGAACTCATCTCCAGACACTGTTGGTGTGTGACAGAGCTGTAACCTACACAGCCTGCAGTTTTTCTGTCTACTTTTAGCATTTGACCCACAAAACTATCCAGAATatgaataatattaataacCATCTTCACTGGCTTTAGAACTTCCTGCCCCATTTAATCTTAAAATCTGATGTCAGGCCCGGCCTCTCTCCTTCTACTTCCCATCATACCTATTATACCCAGTGTGTAGACAGAGTGTGTAGAGTGTGTAATGTGAAAGTGTGTAGACAAAGGGCTGTCGCTCTTGCTGCTGGAGTGGACACGAACAATACCCCGAGCCCCTTGGGCCACATTACACCGCAGAGACTCGCATAAAGGGACGAGAGAGGGAGCGCAGGCAGCCCTTGACTAATGGAGAGAGAAATCAAAGGGGTAAGCAGCTCATATCCACTGAGTGATCTCATAGGGAAATATAAAAGCAGCATGTCAAAACACTGAGGAAAACCTGCCTGATGATTTATTTTCGTTGCCATGAATTATGCATGTTCCCGTTTGGATAAATGAAAGGACTAGAAAGAGGACGTTGTTGTTAGTTTGTTTTACCACTGGTGTAAAGAAACCTGGAGCAGAATGAGACTATAAAGGCAGGTTtcatcttaaaggagaacttcggtcgatttaaacatgcagcttcattgctcaagctacccttgacttgccagtaccgaagacgcgaacaaatttggtcaagccattacagagctccgtgaacggagacttcgcattgaacgctaacagcatggggtcagaactttacactgtgttttaagcgtcttaacatgctccacatctcacaccaaaagttatgcaacatcagcagacaccttagcacacagcactgtagcgtgtatgcctcaaaaggaataaaaaagtagttaaaacagtgtgtttgtgcaagcagctacttacctgtttgttgacatccgtgtgttccggtagctagaccaaactagcatatccatcgagtgtgcacttaacaggcttaacaggctattgtaaggctcatggctcatgacaggctgtaacatggacatgtacattatgaacataaacacgaaaatgctggattacgtttccgtctccgccagtgagggagtaagtgcacgctcgacggattgactagtttagtctagctaccggaagacaccgatgtcaacaaacaggtaagtagctgcttgcacaaacacattgttttaactacttttttatttattttgagtcatacacgctacagtgctgtgtgctaaggtgtctgctgatgttgcataacttttggtgtgagatgtggagcatgttaagacgcttaaaacacagtgtaaagttctgaccccatgcagttaacgttcaatgctaagtctccgttcaaggagctctgtaatggctggaccaaatttgttcgcgtcttcggtactggcaagtcaagggtagcttgagcaatgaagctgcatgtttaaatcgaccgaagttctcctttaagatgcGGTGGTGGGACTGTTTTATCCAGATCTTAAACAAATCATCTTGCCGTTAATCCCAAAACACCAAGCCAAGACGTACTTCTACTGTTTTCTGTCTAatcttttaattaaaacagaaattcCTAGTATTGTGATGAGAAATTGGGACTCTGACCTTGGGCTGCTGACAGTTAGACGATCGTGAATACTTAAAAGGGCACTGTGTTGTTTGAGTGACAAAATTAAAACTGAGAATTTTGATATTAATGAGGTATGAATACAAACTCAGACGTATTTATTGTTtccttaactgaataaacaagctgctctcagaggaaaatcaggtcccagaacagtgtttgaagctagagaggtggcagggtccgccaaatatgaaacagaatgaaactgtgttgtcctttaaggtcagtttgtttattcagtttattcagtcatgaaaacaaagacagtttgtttatttagtttgtttaggcatacaaagtcagtcaatgaagatctttgtcttaCAATTAgcatttcttccccaaaactttGTAGTGCATCTTCAACATACTGTTAGAAAATACTCCAAAATGTGTATTTGGCCACTAAGTTCATCACTTCTAATAGAGTTAGCGTCACAAGGCGTTTTCGTCCTGTATTGTTTTCTTTCCCATCACAGTCTCAGTCATGTGCATTTAGGGGAATTGGTTCTActtggaataaaaaaaggataaaataattaattaaaatcttAAATAGCTGCACCAAGCTTTCAGAAGACACAAGTAAAAAAGACACCCATTATGCATTTACTTGTTGTTCCTTTCCTTCGGTGTGTTACATTgcttcttgtgcatgtaaaagatcttgaaagtcaAAAAGGTCAAAGCCCAcatcaacagaagctcctctcttcCATAGAGAACACCGCtactgaaacgcctcgtcagcagTTCCGTCCTTGACAGGCTTAAATTATGCCTAGCCACTAATTTAGTTGGAAataattgatttagcacagtcGCTCTATtattgttagcagtgctggctcaggtgtgtgtgagctgaccaatcagagcagaccagccttaaagagacaggagttaAAACAGAGCatctcagacagagggggaatacggTGGTGGACAATATGAGGAAACTGATGTGTTTATTGAGCATTAAAGTGTGTAAACCTattagtaacccaaaataaagtTAGGAACCTGAAAATCTGtaacatgtctcctttaagatGAAATCCACTAAGGCctagaagaagaaagaaaacttgTGGGTTCAGAAATATTAGAAGATAACCGATCAAAACAGCATTCAACCGTATTGTATTCACAACATATCTTAATGTCAGCTGAAACTGAATCCCACATTGTGAATCTAGGGTAGTCTATTTTTCGCGtgactgaaataaatatatttacaaattGGTGCAAACAGGAAACTAAGTCACAACAGATACGCAGCAAATTTACGATCAAGCACAGCAACGTTTTAGTAGCAATATACAGCAGCATACACAATGTGTCCATAATTATTTTCATCCGTGTGATGGCAGTAAGAATAAAGTTTTAACTGTTTCCCGTGATGAAAACTCAGTGCGATGTTCCCATGATCATGTTCAGCAGTCTACAGTGTGTCTGCATGAGGGTGTTCCTCCAGTCTTGTGGTATCAATCCCCAGAAATCATTCATGTGTCGTGGCCTCctgcctccacctgtcctccccaCAGCCTAAACATCCAGCACGTGGTGCAGGTATGAGATGTAACAAATGGCCAGCCGCAGGATCTCGATCTTGGACAGCTTCTTGTCCGGCGGGAGGGTCGGCAGCAGCTTCCTCAGCTCCGCAAAGGCCATGTTGAAGGCTACCACGCGCACCCGCTCCCTGGTGGCGTGCGCGGATCGATATTTGGCCGTCGCGCGCCTCCTCcgcctcttctcctccctgctGAGGCCGGACACGTGCACGGAGCGCGCGGGCTGGGTCGGCATGGAGCCACAGTGAGAGTCCAGGAGGATCTCCGAGTCTGTCTGACCCCAGGGAGGGTCGGAGCCGGGCGGGTCCGGACTGAGCAtcatgttgctgctgtcagactggaAAGATCCTGAAGAAAAGGTGTAGAAACACATGCAGAAATGTTCGGAAATTATTCGGATTCAACTCCAGGACTCATTGCGGGAATTAGGAATAATATTCTTTAACAACCCTTTTATTTCATGCAAAAAATCCATGTAACACATTTTAGATATTCCGATTTTGAATGCACGTATCAGAAATACAATTCTGAAAAGTTCATGCAAAAGTATCCTAAATAGACTTaatacatgtatttttatttgtatgtcCATGATAAATCCcatattcagtatttttctgatcatcagaatgtgttttcttttcttttgttaaatttTTTGTATATACCTACCGatgaaataaataactttacgtaatctgaaaagtaacaagtaactaaatttatcaaataaatgtagtgtagtaaaaaaaaaaaaaaaagaatgtttgcCTCAAAATTGTAGTGAAGTGGAAAGTAGTAGAAAATAGCAACATTTTAATAAAGCACAAATATGCTACATCAACATTATACTTAAGTACTACAACACTTAGTGACATTCCATCActggagatggagggagaggatgtTAAACTTGAACCAGCTGCTAAATCCAGTAACTTTtcaagaataaaacaaacattcatgTGATGGATTGTTTCACCAAAATACAGTAGCTTTTCGCCATCtatcagaggaaaatatggAGTGAAACTAGGTtgaatgaataatttaaatggtggaaacaaacaaaaggagtTGCTGATGTTATTGTACTCACATTGATTTTACTCTAAACGTGGTTTTTTGTAGCTTCCCCGCATTGTTAATGACATGTGGGCTGCGGGTCATGTACTTTGTTGGTTTCTGAAGGCTGGCATGACTGAAAATTGTATGTGGTAATGACCGCATaatgaaaactgtcaaaatatgaaactgaaacagacaaaaccCCTAAAATATGAGGGGCTCGTGCTGCCCCCTGGTGGCGGACCTGCACACTTGCTGCCAGCAGAGACTCGGCACTGTCCGAGGTGCTGAAACGTAAACAAATGGGACTCATTTGCGAAGTCTTTTAAAAATTGgtatattaaatatttaaaatacacCTTTACTGTCTCAGACACACTGAAGACTCAAATGAACCAGTAACAAATTAAAACCAGCTGTTCTGCCTTGTGAAATGACTTCATCTACACCGGAAGTATAAGGAATTACTGCAGTTCTGCGGCGTCTTTCCTAACAGACTACTGACTCAAATCTTTATTTTCTGCgcgaatttttttttttagagcaagAGAGACTTCTTTAAGACTTGGGTTCATtctctttattcattttgtttttaatgtaggTCTAGCTCCGTCTCAAgtgttaatatttattatttgtctGATGTTTATTTGTACAGGGAAAAGTATTTAGCCCTTATTGGGGATtctttttggcacatttctttgtgaagcttttgtttttcagttctcagtctttatttactgtatgtgtttcGTTTGTTTTTAGTGATTTATTATGACTTTTTCTTATgtgcaataaataaatgaatagataaTTAAATAGatacatgaataaatagatTCAACACACCACAGTATTTATAGCCTAAGCAAATACATCTCAACAATAAATACACAAGCTATAGTCACAAACACGAACTCAACAATAAATAAGCACAAGAaaatacagacacaaaaactgtcaaacaataaaagacaaaacattcatGACTTATCCCTCCTCATGAACTGTTTCAGTCGGAGTTTAAAGTGATCCCCTGTCAATTTGAGTTTTAATAAAAGCTTCAAGTTTTAATCTGTCAATCTATGTAAGGACCAAAACGAGCAGATCGAGTAGAGGTGCAGGATTAGTAAATTTACCTTGCACATTCGAAAAGAAACAGAGCCAAGAGATTCAAGAATCTCACAGATCGCAGCCGCGTTACGAACAGTCGGTGCAGGTACGTGAAGCGCGCAAAGTTatctcctcctcagcctccatGATGTCCTGGGTTTCACTCTGGTGGAGTCAAACTGAAGAGCTGCGTGAACACAGGACGCGGTGCTCGTCCTCCTCCCGGTCCGTCATGGTGTCATCACAACCTTCGGGCTTGATGCTGCGTCTGGTCCCTCCACCCTCACATCGCCTGGTGATCGTGcgagataacacacacacacacacacacacacacacacacagacacactcagtctctctctctctctctaagtGACGCCACCCTCTCTCAGCTGGATGATGAGTGTTTGTTGTCCCGACCTTACTTTCACTCCCGGAGCATGGAAAGGTGCGGAGCAGCTTGATTTGCAGGCGTTTTCTTGGCAGCCTCGATGTGGTTGAGCATAAATTGATTATAGGCTTAAAGATGTGAAACTACTTCCGATGACGCCATAGTTTCCCGAATCCTGTTAGTTTAAGGTCAAGTGAGCACCTGCGACTAAATAGAAAGATTTAAactccttcaaaataagagatATAAATCAGAGAGAGCTCATCCTTTGACTGATGACAGATTGAATTTGTAAACCACAGTGCACCTTTGCTttggttaaaggtgcactgtgtagttttaagGAAGGCCTTTTTGTCATTAACTTATATTGTAcgcccaaacaaacaaaatcaacaaatactcttcgttttcatgactgaataaactgaataaacaaactgaccttaaaggacaacacaatgtcatgctttttttactttgtttatatgagGCGGACCCTGGCACCTTCCTagctgggaccttattttcctctgagaacagcttgtttattcacttatggaaacgctaaatatttctgagtttgtttcaTTACCAcattaaatattgaaaatacgagtttgaatttcttctccaaaactacattgtgccCCTTTAAAGCTGTTAATTCTATCAGAACACATGCTTTGCCATGTGCAGCAC from Sparus aurata chromosome 9, fSpaAur1.1, whole genome shotgun sequence encodes:
- the LOC115588378 gene encoding helix-loop-helix protein 2-like, with amino-acid sequence MMLSPDPPGSDPPWGQTDSEILLDSHCGSMPTQPARSVHVSGLSREEKRRRRRATAKYRSAHATRERVRVVAFNMAFAELRKLLPTLPPDKKLSKIEILRLAICYISYLHHVLDV